The sequence GCGATTGGTTTCCCGGTTGAGCGCCGCAAGCCCCCGGTCGGTCGATAGCCAGATGGTGTTGCGGGCTGGGTCATCGTGAAAATGAAGGATAGTGTAGCCCATCAGCCCGTTGAGCACCCGTCGCCACGGTGCCGACGACCCCTCGGGCGGGAGCTGATAGCAGGTGAAGCCATTCAGGTACGTACCCACCCACAGGCGGCGGGTACCCGATTGCCAGTGTAGCGAAAAAATGTTGTCGTTGGCCAGCTCGGGGCGCTTTTGCCAACGTCGTTTGGCCAGACTCATCAGGTACAGGCCATCTTCAGTAGCTGCCAGTAAACTATCGGCGCTTAGTGCCACCAGCCGCCGGGCAAAATTGGTGTTTTGCTCGCCGCTTGCCGGTGCGGGTTTGGCGGGCACGAAAGGTAGTATCTCAAACGATTCGTCGCGCGGGTGAAACAGGTAAGCACCGCCTTGTGTACCCACCCACATCCGGCCGTAGCTATCGGCATACAGGTGCTTGACCTGGTTATGCATGGATTGGCTATTCCTGACAGTATGGGTGAGGTAGCGACGGAGCACTTGTCCAGTTTGTGGGTCGATGACGTCGATACCTGCCTCGTTGCCTACCCACAGGGGCAAACTCGCCCGTTGCCTGTCGGCGGGGGTGATGGCAAATTCGGCAAAGCTCCGGATCGTGTAACTGCTCAACTGCTGTTCAACCGGACTTTGCTTCGACTGGAAATTGCGGTTGATTCCACTGAACATGAAGGCGTCCGGAATCATTTTGACAATACCGTCGGGGTCGATGTTGGCCCAGATGATGCCCTGATTATCGACCATCAGCTTGCTGACCTCAAACCGCGACAGCAACACCATGTTATTCGGCGGATTTTCGACCGTGCCGTATAGGCGGGTCCGTGTGTCGAAATACAGCACCCCCCGCTGTTGCGTGCCCAGCCATAACCTCCCGAAGGTATCGTCATCAATCGAATAGACAGGGCCCGGCGAAGTAGTACCTGCCAGCGGATAAGTGCGGGCGGTGCCTGCCCGATGATCGAACCGGATCAGGCCCTCTGCCGTACCGATCCAGGCTACGTTGCTTTGGTCGATGTAAAACGAGAAGACGGTTTGAGGCGTCCCGAAAGCGTTATCGGGGTGGCTGCTGAAATACCGATATACTTTGCGTTCGGCCAGGTTGTAGCGTAACAGGCCCGACTCGGCATGCAACCAGATGTCGTCGGCGGGCGTCCGAACCGTCGAGCTTTGCATGTTGTATTCTCGCCGGGGTTTCAGCGACGGGTTCAATACCTCCTTTTTATCCGTTCGGTAATCAAGGCGCACGAGCCCTTGCGTTTCGCTGAGGTATAACAGCGCGTGGGCGTCAACGTAGAACGGAAGCGTCCGGTCGGGGGTGGGGCGGGTGTTTGGGCGGGGCGGATTCGTGTAATAGCACGTGAAGCGGTCGGTCAGCCGATCGTAGCGATTCAGACCTTCCTCCGTGCCAATCCATAAGTTGCCCTGTGGGTCTTCGACAATGCCGAAAATATTCAATCCACGAATGTTGCCCGCCCGTCGGTCATCGGCCCGGTAGGTGCGGAAGCGTTGCCCATCGTAGCGGTTCAGGCCGTCCTGCGTACCAAACCACATAAACCCCCGCGAGTCTTTGTGCATGAAGTAAACCGACCCCTGCGTCAGGCCGTTCGACACGCCGATATGTTCGAGGCGAAAGTGGGCCGGCGGGAGTAGCGGGTCAGGCCTAGCTGGCATACTAGCCACCAACAGCCAGCAAAGGGCTATCACCCATTGCCTTATTCTGTAAGTAGCTGCTTTGTTCATGCGACCAAACCGTTAACACGCTGTAACTGAATCGAAGTATACTAAAAAAACAGGCTAGTCGATGCATCGCGCTGCTTTTATGAAGAACGGAAAAACGAGGCGCCGCGTACAGCGAACCGTTAGCTTGGTATAGGTATTGCTAGCGCATGGCTTCGGGCAAGGCTTCCTCAATCAGGCAGGGCAGGCTACTCGATCCGAACGACCCAGGCCCGATGCTCTTTAAAGAGCAAAATAGGGGCCACAACCCGGTGCTTATATTGACTAGCCCGGGTTGAGTCCATAATATATAACTGACCCGGCCGGATTGTCGCCGTTTTAGGCAGAATGGCCCGGCGAGTGGCACTGACGTAAAAGCTGTTCACGTCGGTCGCTACCTCATCGGCAAACGTATTGGTTTCGGCCCAAAGCGGTTGCCCCAGCGTCAGGCGAGCCGCCGCTTCATTATTGAGCCGATACCGTTCCCGACTAGCCCGTCGGCCGGGGAGTATAATTTCGTTGAACAGCAGCCGCACGATGACCAGAAAAAAAAAGACGAGCATCATGCGCTGAGGGGGGCGTTTCCAATAAAACCAGCTCACTGCAAGGAATGTCGGGATGCCAACGGCAGCAAGGAGCGGCAAAGAGGGGAGGGGGCGGGTTGCTGGGTGAAATAAAGCCACAACTAATGCCATTGGACACAGCAGCATCGCCAGTAGCCAACTATGCTCGATCCACCAACGTACCCGGCTCAACTGCGGCCACGGCAGCGCGTAGGCGCTGGCCAGCACGACAAACAGGAAAGGCAATAGCATCAGTACGTAGCGGGCATATACCTCGGGCGAGAGCCAGTATACCCAGATATTGCCCCAAAACATCAGCCAGCAAAAGCGGATATACCTGTCCTCAAACAGCCATTGCCGCACCGATCGGCGCCACAGCAACGTACCCAGCAGTGTCCAGGGCGCAAAATGAAGCAGAAACTCGCCGGGGAACGTCAATAGGTGGAGTGCTGTGTCGACCAGGCCTCGCTCAATCGGCGTGCGTTTGGCGCTCTCGCTCACCAGCCGCCCCAACAAGGTAGCCGCCGGTACCGGGCTCTGCCTGAAATAGATCATGTAATACGTACCCAGCCCAAGGGCGGCTACCAACAACCCGCCCAGGTGCGCCGGATGAATCAGCAGCGACCACCGCCCCGTAGCACCAAACCAGACGAGCAGTGACAGACCAATAAAGACAAATGCAGGCAACCCTTTCATCAGAAAGGCCAACGTACCCAGTCCATACAGACAGCTGTATAGCCAACCGTATTGTTGCCGTTTGTCGAACACAAACAGGCAACTGAGCATGGAAAACACAAGCCAGGAGAACGTGATGTCGATAAGCCCAAGCAGCGTTTCGTAAAACCAGATGCGGGCACAAAGCGCCACCATCAGCGCCACCCGAACGGCCAGTTGGCTGTTACCCGTTTGGCGACGAACCACCGCGAAGATGGTCAAGGCATAGCCAACCAGTGATAGCGCCATGGGCAGCCGCAAGGCCAGCGAATCGAAGCGCCCGAACAGCCGGAATGAGCCCGCAATGAGCCAGTTGTAGAGGGGCGGTTTGTTTAGGTATGGTACTCCGTTGAGCGTGGGTACTATGTAATTGCCCGAGAGCACCATCTCCAGCGCTACCAGTCCCCGCCTCGCTTCATCGGACCGATTGTCGACCGGCATGTAGCCCAGCCAGCCAAACAAGGCCAACAATCCCAGAATAAGTACAGCGACCAGGATGAATTTATCGATACGGGAGGAGGGATATAACGCTACAAGTGGTGACTCTGTCATATGTACATTGAGTAGAAAATACCGTAGTGATCACTATTGTAAATCAAGACTAGACCGATAGACAACATTACTAGGATAGGCTGATTTATGCGCTCATATGAGACATAATTTATATAAATCAATAATTAATTTCAGATACATAGGGGGTATCTATTGAACGGTACTGAAGGTTTTTTACTAGACAATTCAAAAATAAGTTTGGATTGTAGCTAGTTGAATGCCAAAGTAAGTAGGGTTGAGCAACGCTTGATGTAAACTAAAAGAGATAAGTAGCTATAAATAGGTTCTAACTTATGGGGTTTGGAAAAATTTATGATTTGTATTTCTCCCCAAGCGGTGGTAAACTTCTATAGAGTTCGCTTGAAACGCACAGCTGCTCTACCGAGTCGGTTAGTGGGGCAATGAGTAATTATACGCGAAAAAAAATTGCCTGATTAAGTGATGAGTAATTTCGCTTGATGAACGTGTTGTTTATGATTAAAGTCATTCAGTCTCATAATGGCATCATTTATGACAGGAATCCGTTGGTTGGTCTTGATCAACACGATCACGTTTCAAGGAGAATTAGTTGCGGTACATGAATAAATGTACAATATTTGTTTTGTTTTTGGGCGATCTTGAATGATGGATCGGTCAAATGAAAAGTTTTTGTTGATATGTATTTCTAAACATTTGGTTCACGCGTTATTTTGGAGGCTGAGTCTGACAACCGACGCAAACCAGATGCCCGAGACGCATAGCACACCACCAATCTTTACGAATTTGACAATGACAGTAGCGAGTTTCGGCAGGGGTAAAAAAGCAGTTAAGTGGTTTGTGGTATCTCTTTTATTAAGTAGCTCATTGCTAATGAGCTGCGTCAATTCGAGAGAGTTGGTTTATTTCCAGGACTTGACCAGTCGCGTAGATAGTGCCCGCCAACAAGCCTATGCGGCAGCGGTTCGCCCCGGCGATGTATTGTCTATTCTAGTCAGCAGCCTGAGCCCTGAAGCGTCGTCGTTTTTTAATCCTTATGCCATGCAACAGGCGATGGCGGGCCAAGCAATGCAAACCAATCCGACTACGCCAATTGCGGCCTCACCCGGTTACCTAGTAGCTGCAGATGGCACAATCACAGTGCCGTTGTTAGGGGCTGTGCCGGTAGCTGGCAAAACCAACGTGCAAATTGCCAACCTGCTGCGCGATAAACTGAAGACGTATTTGAAAGAACCCACCGTCAGCGTACGCAATCAAAATTTCCGCGTAACGGTGCTAGGCGAAGTGGCCAGACCGTCGCTATTCAACATTGCCAATGAGCAGATCACACTGCCCGAAGCCCTTGGGTTGGCCGGTGACCTGACCATCTTCGGGCGACGTGATAACGTGCTGGTCGTGCGGGAAGAGAACGGCCAACGTACCTATGCCCGCCTGGATCTGACAAAACGCGATGTATTCCAGTCGCCCTATTACCACCTGCATCCGAATGACGTGATTTATGTGGAACCGAGTAAAACGCGTGTGGCCGCCACCGATCGTTTTTACCAGATAACGCCACTCATACTCAGTGCACTTTCATTCATTGCCATTATTGCTACCCGTTTTTAGTCCAACTAGCAACTTCTCAGCTTTTCTGATTTACTCAAATTATGGCTAACAAACCGTATTCGTACGTTCCTTATCAAATGGTGGATGGGGAAACCAAGAACCTGCGTGCCGTGCTGATGCGCTATGCCCGCAATTGGCCGTGGTTCATCGTCAGCATCGTTGTAGCAATGGCTGGTGCTTATGTGTATCTGCTGTATCAGCCACCAGTCTACAAAGTGCAGGCGAGTCTGCTGATCAAGGACGAAAAGAAGGGGATCGATCAGGATAATATGCTGAAAGAGCTCGAAATCTTCACGCCCAAGAAGGTGGTTGAGAATGAGATCGAGATTCTAAAGTCGTACACGCTGATGGACAAAATCGTGAACCGGCTTCAACTGGCAACTCGTTATTACCAGCCCACGAACTTCGGCGATCGGGAAACGTTTACACCCCCCGTTAAGCTGATCGTGGAACAGCCTACGTCGGAACTTTACAAAGACAAGCTGACGCTAAGCTTTCCTAAGGCTGATCTGGTCGATATCAACGGCAAGGTATATCCGCTGAATCAAAGCATGCAGACGCCCTATGGCCGACTGCGCGTATTCGGCCGGAAACCCGTTGGCCCAACCACTGAACCCGTGCGGGTACTGGTGCAGCAGCAGTCCGATGCCGTGACTGGTTTCCTGCGAAACCTGAAGGCAGAACCAACGTCTAAAGCGTCGAGCGTGATTATGCTCACGATGGAAGATGCAGTGCCGCAGCGCGGCGAAGTGATCCTGAATCAATTGATCGACGAGTACAACCAGGCCGCTATTTCGGACAAAAACAAGATGGCCGCCAACACGCTGAAATTCATCGAAGATCGGCTGGGGCTGATCACCGGTGAACTGAAGAATGTGGAGGGCGACGTAGAGCGCTATAAATCATCGCAGGGGATTACCGACCTGAGCACGCAGGCGCAGGGTTTCCTGATGACGGCGCAACAGAACGATACGCAGCTCAACCAGGTGAAACTGCAGTTGGGCGCGCTGGGCGACATCGAACACTACATGCGTAGCCAGTCTACCTCGCAGGGTGTTGCCCCCGCTACACTTGGTCTTGCCGACCCAATCATGCTGGGCATGGTGAACCGGCTGTCGGAACTGGAAATGAAGCGCGAGCAGGCCATCAAAACGACGTCGGAACAAAACCCGATCGTGCAAACGCTGGACAGCCAGATCAAAGAGACACGCACGAGCATCAACGAGAACCTGGAGACCATGAAGCGGGAGTTGACGACCTCGCGGCAGCAACTGCAGGCCAACAATAATAAGATCGAAAGCATGATCCGCACGATCCCGAGCAAGGAGCGGTCATTGCTGAATATCTCGCGGGAGCAGGGCATCAAGAACGGCCTGTATACGTACCTGCTGCAAAAGCGGGAAGAAACAGCCTTGTCCTTTGCCTCGACAATCTCTGACAGCCGGACGATCGACATCGCCCGCTCACTGAAAGATCCGGTTAAGCCCGTGCGCCGCTTCTATTTTCTGTTGTTTGGGCTGATTGGTTTCCTGCTGCCCATCGGCGTAATGGCGAGTAAAGACGCCTTGAATAACCGGGTACTACGCCGCACCGACGTAGAAGATACCACGCAGACGCCGATTCTGGGTGAGCTTATGAAGAGCAAGAAGGGCGAAGCTATCGTGATCCGGGGCCGCAGCCAGTCGGTTATTGCTGAGCAGATCCGTACGCTCCGTACGAACCTGCAATTCCTGAAATCAGACCCCGACAAAAGCCAGGTGCTGCTGTTTACGTCAAGTATTAGCGGTGAAGGCAAATCGTTTATCTCGCTCAACCTGGGAGCTAGTCTCGCACTGATTGGTCGGCCAACGGTCGTACTCGAGATGGACTTGCGCAAACCCAAACTGCACAAGAATCTAGGGATGTTCAGTGGGGTTGGTATCAGTAATTACCTGATTGGCGACGCTACGCTCGACGAAGTACTACAACCCATTCCGGGTCAGGACAACTACTTCATCATTACGTCGGGGCCAATTCCGCCGAACCCGTCGGAGTTGCTGAGCACGCCCAGACTGAAGCAGTTGAT comes from Fibrella aestuarina BUZ 2 and encodes:
- a CDS encoding ligand-binding sensor domain-containing protein — encoded protein: MPARPDPLLPPAHFRLEHIGVSNGLTQGSVYFMHKDSRGFMWFGTQDGLNRYDGQRFRTYRADDRRAGNIRGLNIFGIVEDPQGNLWIGTEEGLNRYDRLTDRFTCYYTNPPRPNTRPTPDRTLPFYVDAHALLYLSETQGLVRLDYRTDKKEVLNPSLKPRREYNMQSSTVRTPADDIWLHAESGLLRYNLAERKVYRYFSSHPDNAFGTPQTVFSFYIDQSNVAWIGTAEGLIRFDHRAGTARTYPLAGTTSPGPVYSIDDDTFGRLWLGTQQRGVLYFDTRTRLYGTVENPPNNMVLLSRFEVSKLMVDNQGIIWANIDPDGIVKMIPDAFMFSGINRNFQSKQSPVEQQLSSYTIRSFAEFAITPADRQRASLPLWVGNEAGIDVIDPQTGQVLRRYLTHTVRNSQSMHNQVKHLYADSYGRMWVGTQGGAYLFHPRDESFEILPFVPAKPAPASGEQNTNFARRLVALSADSLLAATEDGLYLMSLAKRRWQKRPELANDNIFSLHWQSGTRRLWVGTYLNGFTCYQLPPEGSSAPWRRVLNGLMGYTILHFHDDPARNTIWLSTDRGLAALNRETNRIRLYSERDGLANSFIYGVLADSNNNLWMSTNRGIVRFDVNNANFKNFGLSDGLQGLEFNGNAYLKTQQGFLYFGGINGFNVCRPELYHSTRTNPPVYFYNLRINEEAPVGQTVISELKELHLDHSQNTFSLEFSAVDYLSSGTNRYAYKLTGYDNDWVEAGERNYARYANVPPDTYTLEVRAANKDGHWSNRVQKLVIYISPPFWRTWPFILGLILATTGLILYWVRYREEAIRKQQSEQLRLAFDVQEQVKKDIARDLHDEIGTRLATLKLYTTQMARYAGDDDAPRSLRNAINSLINDIISDVRDLLRELNPRTLEQYGFGPALEELLERISATGAIETQLILDESLPRLPINTETMLYRIVQELVNNTLKHANASQIDITCRYREDRLQLTYADNGQGFSYERTHQGLGIGNIESRVVMLQGSIQWQTEAGKGTSVVLLVPLPYADGKPRRVQTSIKIPSVSG
- a CDS encoding ArnT family glycosyltransferase, with the translated sequence MTESPLVALYPSSRIDKFILVAVLILGLLALFGWLGYMPVDNRSDEARRGLVALEMVLSGNYIVPTLNGVPYLNKPPLYNWLIAGSFRLFGRFDSLALRLPMALSLVGYALTIFAVVRRQTGNSQLAVRVALMVALCARIWFYETLLGLIDITFSWLVFSMLSCLFVFDKRQQYGWLYSCLYGLGTLAFLMKGLPAFVFIGLSLLVWFGATGRWSLLIHPAHLGGLLVAALGLGTYYMIYFRQSPVPAATLLGRLVSESAKRTPIERGLVDTALHLLTFPGEFLLHFAPWTLLGTLLWRRSVRQWLFEDRYIRFCWLMFWGNIWVYWLSPEVYARYVLMLLPFLFVVLASAYALPWPQLSRVRWWIEHSWLLAMLLCPMALVVALFHPATRPLPSLPLLAAVGIPTFLAVSWFYWKRPPQRMMLVFFFLVIVRLLFNEIILPGRRASRERYRLNNEAAARLTLGQPLWAETNTFADEVATDVNSFYVSATRRAILPKTATIRPGQLYIMDSTRASQYKHRVVAPILLFKEHRAWVVRIE
- a CDS encoding polysaccharide biosynthesis/export family protein, with protein sequence MPETHSTPPIFTNLTMTVASFGRGKKAVKWFVVSLLLSSSLLMSCVNSRELVYFQDLTSRVDSARQQAYAAAVRPGDVLSILVSSLSPEASSFFNPYAMQQAMAGQAMQTNPTTPIAASPGYLVAADGTITVPLLGAVPVAGKTNVQIANLLRDKLKTYLKEPTVSVRNQNFRVTVLGEVARPSLFNIANEQITLPEALGLAGDLTIFGRRDNVLVVREENGQRTYARLDLTKRDVFQSPYYHLHPNDVIYVEPSKTRVAATDRFYQITPLILSALSFIAIIATRF
- a CDS encoding GumC family protein is translated as MANKPYSYVPYQMVDGETKNLRAVLMRYARNWPWFIVSIVVAMAGAYVYLLYQPPVYKVQASLLIKDEKKGIDQDNMLKELEIFTPKKVVENEIEILKSYTLMDKIVNRLQLATRYYQPTNFGDRETFTPPVKLIVEQPTSELYKDKLTLSFPKADLVDINGKVYPLNQSMQTPYGRLRVFGRKPVGPTTEPVRVLVQQQSDAVTGFLRNLKAEPTSKASSVIMLTMEDAVPQRGEVILNQLIDEYNQAAISDKNKMAANTLKFIEDRLGLITGELKNVEGDVERYKSSQGITDLSTQAQGFLMTAQQNDTQLNQVKLQLGALGDIEHYMRSQSTSQGVAPATLGLADPIMLGMVNRLSELEMKREQAIKTTSEQNPIVQTLDSQIKETRTSINENLETMKRELTTSRQQLQANNNKIESMIRTIPSKERSLLNISREQGIKNGLYTYLLQKREETALSFASTISDSRTIDIARSLKDPVKPVRRFYFLLFGLIGFLLPIGVMASKDALNNRVLRRTDVEDTTQTPILGELMKSKKGEAIVIRGRSQSVIAEQIRTLRTNLQFLKSDPDKSQVLLFTSSISGEGKSFISLNLGASLALIGRPTVVLEMDLRKPKLHKNLGMFSGVGISNYLIGDATLDEVLQPIPGQDNYFIITSGPIPPNPSELLSTPRLKQLIDELKERFNYVIVDSPPIGLVTDAQLIAPLADATMYVVRHDVTPKNYLRQLDVFYRENRFNKLNVILNAIGEGESYYNSYSYGYGHYYTDDKKPTKTQKDV